The Streptomyces sp. TLI_105 DNA segment TGCCCATAACGGGGCGCGGGAGCGGGCACCGCCCCAGTCGGCGCGCCCACCACGGGGCGGGTACAGGAGTGGTCGCCGCTCACGCGGAACCGCCGTCCGCAACAGGCTCACCCGCCCGCCGCCGAAGCGAGCCTCGTGGACAAGTCCCGCATGTACGTGATCAGCGGCCCCGGCCCATGGACGGTGAAGTCGACGTCCATCAGCGCGAGCCGCAGCGCCAGCCATTCCACCGAGTCCGCGACGCGCGCCCGCAGCCGGCAGCGGTCCGGCCCCGTCGCCACCGGCACGAGGTGGGACGGGAGGCGCGCCACGACGAACTCGGCCGGCGCGGCGAACGTCACGTCGAGGTCGACCTCGCCCTGGGCCCGCGCCATGGAGCGGGCCATGTAGGTCGCGGCGTCGCCGGACGGCAGTTCACGCGGCGCGAAGCGCGCCCCCGTCGCGAGCGGTTCGCTCACCCGGTCCACCCGGAAGGTCCGCCAGTCCTCGCGCCCCAGGTCGTACGCGACGAGGTACCAGCGCCGCCCGGTCGACACCAGCCGGTACGGTTCCACGAGCCGTTTCGTCTCCGTGCCGTCCCCCGCCCGGTAGCCGAACCGCAGCCGCTCGTGCCCCGTGACCGTGCCCGCGAGCGTGGTCAGGGTGGCGGTGGTGACGGTGGCCCCGTCCCCGCGGGTCAGCGGGATCGTCGCGTTCTGGAGGACGGAGACCCGGTGCCGGAGCCGCGAGGGCAGCACCTGCTCCAGCTTGGCCAGGGCCCGTACGGACGCCTCCTCGACGCCCTCGATGGCGTGCCCGGCCCCGGCGCGCAGGCCGACGGCGATCGCGACGGCCTCCTCGTCGTCGAGGAGCAGCGGCGGCATCGCCGTACCGGCGACGAGGCGGTAGCCGCCGACGGCGCCCATGGTCGCCTCGACGGGGTAGCCGAGGTCGCGGAGCCGGTCGATGTCCCGGCGGATGGTGCGCGGGGAGACCGAGAGCCGTTCGGCGAGTTCGCTTCCGGGCC contains these protein-coding regions:
- a CDS encoding YafY family protein — its product is MTDTPARLLNLLSLLQTPREWPGSELAERLSVSPRTIRRDIDRLRDLGYPVEATMGAVGGYRLVAGTAMPPLLLDDEEAVAIAVGLRAGAGHAIEGVEEASVRALAKLEQVLPSRLRHRVSVLQNATIPLTRGDGATVTTATLTTLAGTVTGHERLRFGYRAGDGTETKRLVEPYRLVSTGRRWYLVAYDLGREDWRTFRVDRVSEPLATGARFAPRELPSGDAATYMARSMARAQGEVDLDVTFAAPAEFVVARLPSHLVPVATGPDRCRLRARVADSVEWLALRLALMDVDFTVHGPGPLITYMRDLSTRLASAAGG